The following nucleotide sequence is from Pirellulales bacterium.
AAAACCGGTAGAGGGCAAAGTCCCAGATGGTGCGCGAAAAGGCGCTCAAGCCGGTGCAGAGCGAGTAGATCAAAATCGTCCAGAGCATCGTTCGCGCGCGGCCGATGCGGTCGCCGAGCACGCCGAAGGCAAGTCCGCCGACGGCCCAGCCGATCAAGAAAATCGAGGTCGCATAGCCGCCGAATTTGTCGATGCTCGGATCGGACGGCGGCAGGCCCAGCAAGTCGGTGCATGCCGGGCGCCGCGCCAGGTTGAACAACTGTTGGTCCATCGTGTCGAACAGCCACCCCAGGGCCGCGACGACAAACACGAACCAGTGATAGCGGGTCAGCTCGCGATACCAGGGACGGCGATCGGCGTCGGAAGACATGCGGTAATCCTGAGGCTGGACAAATCGAGCGGCTGCGTCGAAATTGACCAAACGCCGCGCCGCCCGTCAAGGGTTGGGGCCGTTGACTTCGACCGCCGCGCCGGCTGAAGCACCGCAACCGTTGGTTCGGAATGCTGGACGCCAAAGATCGCGACGATGGTGTCTCGCTTGACAAGATTCGGCTCGAAGCCGACCGGCGAAGATTACGGCCCGCTGCTGGATATCTCCAAGCCTGATGGCTGCCTGCTGGCTGTCAACGGCATCGAGTCCGCGGCGGCGCTCGACCTGCACTACCTGCCGAACAACGGCGTCGCGGCCACGCTCTGCGTTTTGGCTATCCGTAGTATTGGCTGCTCGACAGCAGGCCGACGAGCGCCTCGATCGCGTTCTTGCCACCATTATGCAGCAGTTGACTGACGGCGGTGCTCACCAGCGTTGGGTCTGGGTTGCCCTGGAAAAAGAGGTCGGCGTAGCCGTTGCCCGTCAGGTTGGCCAGGGCGTAGTTGCCGGTCTGCACCGTTCCCGCCGAGGCCACCGGTGGATTGGCCAGCAACGCCTCGAAGTTGCCGTTGAAGAACTTGTTGCCTCCTTCCGAGGTCAGCAGCATCCCGCTGACCACGTTATCCCGACCCTCGGCGCCGATCTCATTGACCCAGAAGGCGAACGTCGGGTCGGTGGCCCGGCCGAAAAGATCGCGATAGAGGGCGGTCACAAAGCCCTGGTCCGTGCCGCCGGCGCGGACGTAGTATTCCTGCGATCCGGCGATGAACTTGATGATCTCCACCAGGTCATGCTTCTGCGCCAGTCTTCCGCTGAAGAACTGCAGGCCGGGGGCGTCGGGCGCGCGTCCCAAGAAATCCACGTAGAGCAGCGTGACGAAGTGAATGTCGAACTCCGCCGAATAGAGGAACCCACGGGCGACTTCGGCCCGCACCGCGGAACTGGCGCCGTTGCCGCCGAGGATGCCCAGCCAATAAGCCTGGCCCGCTGCGTCCGGCTCTCGGCCGAGTAATTCGCGATACAGGTTCGTGACGAAGGTCAGGTTCGTACCATCTCCGGCCTGACCGGCCAGATTGCCGGTGGTGGTCGGCGGAGTGGTGCTGGGGCTGACGGTGATCGTGGCCGTGGCCGTGGCCGAAGCGGTGCCCGGCGAGTCGTCGGTCAGCACGACGGTCACCGTGTCCGTCCCAGCCGCGCCGTAAACGTGGCTACCCGTCACGGTCAACGTGCCGTTGGTCAGGCTCACCGTGCCTGTGCCGCTCGTGCCGTCGCCCCAGTTGATGGTGGCCGTGAAGTCGCTGGCTGGATTGGTGGGATGGCCGGTGTTGGTGAAGGTGGCCACCGTGCCGCTGAAAGTGCTGCCTGCCGTGGCGGTGGTCGTGACCGGCGTGCCGGCGGCCAGCGTATCGGCCTCGGACACGTTGGCGGTGCCGGTGGACGTACCCGTGGCCGTGCCCGTGGTCTGGGTCAAGACCACCGATGCGCTGCCCGCCGACAGTTCGTCGCTGTAAAGGTGACTGCCGCTGACGGTGAGAGTGCCGCCCGAGCCGGTGACGCTGCCCGTGCTGCTGGTGCCATCGCCCCAGTTGATCGTGGCCGTGAAGTCGCTGGCCACGGCGGTGGTGTCGCTGTCGGTGAATGTGGCCAGGGTCGTGCTGCTGAAGGTCGTTCCTTCGGTGGCGCTGACGGTGACCGTGCCCACGGGCGTGAGCGTCGCGGCAGCGGCCACCGTCACGGTTGCCGTGGCCGTCGCGCTGGCGGTGCCCGGCGTGTCGTCGGTCAGGACGATGGTCGCCGTTTCCGTCCCGGTCGTGCTGTAAAGGTGGTTCCCTCTGACGGTCAGCGTACCGCTGGCGAGGCTGACCGTGCCCGTGCTGCTCGTGCCGTCGCCCCAATTGATCGTGGCCGTAAAGTCGCTGGCCGGATTCGTCGGATAGCCGGTGTTGGTGAAGGTGGCCACG
It contains:
- a CDS encoding DUF4214 domain-containing protein; the protein is GDGNSSTGTVSLSSGTLTVTGSHLYSTTGTEAVTVVLTDDTPGTATATASATITVAPAATITPVGTVTISATEGTTFSSTALATFTDTDATAVASDFTATINWGDGSTLDTVSGASITGLGGTFTVAGSHLYSDELTAGSVSVVLTETTPSSGTGTATGTATAAEADVLTAGTPVTATAAEGTTFTGTVATFTNTGYPTNPASDFTATINWGDGTSSTGTVSLASGTLTVRGNHLYSTTGTETATIVLTDDTPGTASATATATVTVAAAATLTPVGTVTVSATEGTTFSSTTLATFTDSDTTAVASDFTATINWGDGTSSTGSVTGSGGTLTVSGSHLYSDELSAGSASVVLTQTTGTATGTSTGTANVSEADTLAAGTPVTTTATAGSTFSGTVATFTNTGHPTNPASDFTATINWGDGTSGTGTVSLTNGTLTVTGSHVYGAAGTDTVTVVLTDDSPGTASATATATITVSPSTTPPTTTGNLAGQAGDGTNLTFVTNLYRELLGREPDAAGQAYWLGILGGNGASSAVRAEVARGFLYSAEFDIHFVTLLYVDFLGRAPDAPGLQFFSGRLAQKHDLVEIIKFIAGSQEYYVRAGGTDQGFVTALYRDLFGRATDPTFAFWVNEIGAEGRDNVVSGMLLTSEGGNKFFNGNFEALLANPPVASAGTVQTGNYALANLTGNGYADLFFQGNPDPTLVSTAVSQLLHNGGKNAIEALVGLLSSSQYYG